The Streptomyces sp. NBC_00483 genome contains the following window.
AGCACGACCGCTGGTACATCGTCCTGCTGCCCGTCTCGTTCCTGATCTACATCGTGACGATGGTCGGCGAGACGAACCGCGCTCCGTTCGACATGCCGGAGTCCGAGGGCGACCTCGTCGGCGGCTTCAACACCGAGTACTCGTCCATCAAGTTCGCGATGTTCATGCTCGCCGAGTACGTGAACATGGTGACGGTCTCGGCGGTGTCCGTGACGCTCTTCCTGGGCGGCTGGCGCGCACCGTGGCCCATCTCCACGTTCTGGGAGGGCGCGAACCACGGCTGGTGGCCGATGCTCTGGTTCGTCATCAAGGTCCAGCTGCTGCTGTTCTTCTTCATCTGGCTGCGCGGCACGCTGCCTCGCGTCCGCTACGACCAGCTGATGAAGCTCGGCTGGAAGGTCCTCATCCCGGTCTCCGTGGTGTGGCTGATGCTGGTGGCGACCGTACGGACGCTGCGCAACGAGAACTACGACTTCGCCTCCATCGCCCTGTACGTCGGCGCCGCGATCCTTGTGGTCCTGATCCTGTCGTTCGTCGTGGACATCTTCCGCGACCGCGGGGCCAAGCAGCGCGAGGCCGCCGAAGAGCCCGTCGCCTTCGACCCGATGGCGGGCGGATTCCCCGTGCCGCCGCTGCCCGGACAGACCCTGCCGCCCGTGCCGCGCAGGCGCTCCCGCCGGGAGCGGGAGCTGATTGTCAGTGGTGGCCCCGATACTCAGAGTGACGAATCGCTTGGCGGATCTCACGATGGAAAGGAGGCGTCCGATGGCTGACGAGACCGACTCCGGCCAGCAGAAGGACACCGAGCCGGGGTTCCAGAACCCCGTCGCCGGCTTCGGCGTGACCTTCAAGGCCATGTTCAAGAAGCGGCTGACCGAGCAGTACCCGGAACAACCGAAGACCACTGCTCCCCGCTTCCACGGCAGGCACCAGCTCAACCGCCATCCGGACGGCCTGGAGAAGTGCATCGGCTGCGAGTTGTGCGCCTGGGCCTGCCCGGCGGACGCGATCTATGTGGAGGGCGCGGACAACACGGAGGAGGAGCGCTACTCGCCGGGTGAGCGCTACGGCCGCGTCTACCAGATCAACTACGCCCGCTGCATTCTGTGCGGACTGTGCATCGAGGCGTGCCCCACGCGCGCGCTGACGATGACGAACGAGTTCGAGCTGGCCGACAGCAGTCGCGCCAACCTCATCTACACCAAGGAGCAGCTGCTCGCCGGGCTCGACGAGGGCATGGTCGACAGCCCGCACTCGATCTTCCCCGGCACGGACGAGCAGGACTACTACCGGGGTCTCGTCACCGAGGCGGCACCCGGCACGGAGCCCCAAGTGGCCGTCTCCAAGGGCGAGAAGCCTTCCGAGGACGCCGAGGGGGCGGACGTATGAGCGCGCAGCTCACCGCGGCGACCACGCTCGCCGCGGGCACCTCCACCGGTGAGGCCTTCCAGTTCTGGATCCTCGGCACGGTCGCCGTCATCGGCGCCCTGTGCACGATCCTGATGAAGAAGGCCGTGCACAGTGCCCTGTGCCTGGCCGGCACCATGATCATCCTGGCGATCTTCTACCTCGCCAACGGGGCGTACTTCCTGGGCATCGTGCAGATCGTCGTCTACACGGGCGCGATCATGATGCTGTTCCTCTTCGTGGTGATGCTCGTCGGCGTCACCGCGGCCGACTCCCTGACGG
Protein-coding sequences here:
- the nuoH gene encoding NADH-quinone oxidoreductase subunit NuoH; this translates as MSPLALEDLSMFGRDPWWLVVVKAVFCFAFLMVTVLFSIVWERKVVAWMQLRIGPNRHGPWGMLQSLADGIKLMLKEDVIVKRADKVVYVLAPVIAAIPAFMAIAVIPFGPAGNEVSIFGHRTTMQLTDLPIAMLYILAVASVGIYGIVLAGWSSGSTYPLLGGLRSCAQMISYEIAMGAAFASVFLYSGSMSTSEIVAQQHDRWYIVLLPVSFLIYIVTMVGETNRAPFDMPESEGDLVGGFNTEYSSIKFAMFMLAEYVNMVTVSAVSVTLFLGGWRAPWPISTFWEGANHGWWPMLWFVIKVQLLLFFFIWLRGTLPRVRYDQLMKLGWKVLIPVSVVWLMLVATVRTLRNENYDFASIALYVGAAILVVLILSFVVDIFRDRGAKQREAAEEPVAFDPMAGGFPVPPLPGQTLPPVPRRRSRRERELIVSGGPDTQSDESLGGSHDGKEASDG
- the nuoI gene encoding NADH-quinone oxidoreductase subunit NuoI codes for the protein MADETDSGQQKDTEPGFQNPVAGFGVTFKAMFKKRLTEQYPEQPKTTAPRFHGRHQLNRHPDGLEKCIGCELCAWACPADAIYVEGADNTEEERYSPGERYGRVYQINYARCILCGLCIEACPTRALTMTNEFELADSSRANLIYTKEQLLAGLDEGMVDSPHSIFPGTDEQDYYRGLVTEAAPGTEPQVAVSKGEKPSEDAEGADV